In Anaerolineales bacterium, the following are encoded in one genomic region:
- a CDS encoding NeuD/PglB/VioB family sugar acetyltransferase → MSAALAITIPLINPNENEARVAALHVKDGQAVKTGALLATLETTKSTFELIAEADGFVAGLQAQPGGKLRAGALFCYLAPTSDWEAPKTEQKSSQPGEVPEGLRITQPALLLAQQEGLDLSQLPIGPIITEAQVRGALGGATVADIEIPPSVAASNAVLVYGGGGHGKAVIDLIRATGSYTPAGVLDDGRQPGEQVLDVLVLGGQGLLSALRAAGSRLAANAVGGIGAMSSRIHVFEILRGAGFEFPSLVHPSAVLEPSVQLNDGGQIFPHAYIGSDAQIGFGGIINTGAIVSHDCVLADMVNLAPGVILAGGVQVGEGALIGMGVTVNLGVTIGAGARVGNGATVKSDVPPGGVVRAGAVWPG, encoded by the coding sequence GATCAACCCCAACGAAAATGAAGCCCGTGTGGCCGCATTGCACGTTAAAGACGGCCAGGCGGTAAAAACGGGAGCGCTGCTGGCTACCCTGGAGACCACCAAGTCGACCTTTGAGCTGATCGCCGAGGCGGACGGCTTTGTGGCCGGCTTACAGGCCCAACCCGGCGGCAAGCTGCGCGCCGGGGCCTTGTTCTGCTACCTGGCCCCGACCTCGGACTGGGAAGCCCCCAAGACCGAACAGAAGAGCAGCCAGCCCGGTGAAGTTCCGGAAGGGCTGCGTATTACCCAGCCCGCCTTGCTGCTGGCGCAGCAAGAAGGCCTGGACCTGAGCCAATTGCCGATCGGGCCGATCATCACCGAGGCGCAGGTGCGGGGCGCGCTGGGCGGGGCCACAGTTGCAGATATTGAAATTCCGCCCAGTGTGGCCGCCAGCAACGCCGTATTGGTCTACGGCGGCGGCGGCCACGGCAAAGCGGTGATCGACCTGATACGCGCCACCGGAAGCTACACCCCGGCAGGGGTATTGGATGACGGCCGCCAGCCCGGCGAGCAGGTGTTGGATGTGCTGGTGCTGGGCGGCCAGGGCTTGCTGAGCGCGCTGCGCGCGGCAGGCAGCCGGCTGGCCGCCAATGCCGTGGGCGGTATTGGCGCGATGAGCAGCCGCATACACGTATTCGAAATCCTACGCGGCGCCGGGTTTGAATTCCCCAGCCTGGTGCACCCCAGCGCCGTGCTGGAACCCAGCGTCCAGCTCAATGACGGCGGGCAAATCTTCCCGCACGCCTACATTGGCTCAGATGCGCAAATCGGCTTTGGCGGCATCATCAACACCGGCGCCATCGTCTCGCACGATTGCGTGCTGGCAGATATGGTTAACCTGGCGCCTGGCGTCATCCTAGCGGGCGGGGTGCAAGTGGGCGAAGGCGCGCTGATTGGCATGGGCGTCACCGTCAATCTGGGGGTGACGATTGGCGCCGGCGCCCGGGTGGGCAACGGCGCCACGGTCAAGAGCGATGTGCCTCCCGGCGGCGTGGTGCGCGCCGGGGCCGTCTGGCCTGGCTGA
- a CDS encoding site-specific DNA-methyltransferase, producing the protein MAGKKTDRKGTRSSAFGTAGRVNHDASTFYNSALYSQQNAATPDSLSDNPLPEAAHNRIFGHSSEQMPELPDGSVHLMVTSPPYNAGKEYDQDLNLEDYLGLLRRVWAETYRTLAPGGRACINVANLGRKPYIPLHAFIIQDMLALGYLMRGEIIWDKGSSASASTAWGSWLSASNPTLRDVHEYILVFSKGAFGRAKPAGGEDTIAKEDFLQNSKSVWSFPAVSARRVGHPAPFPEELPARLIQLYSFTGDVVLDPFMGSGTTALAARKAGRSYVGYETSRDYIQLAEARIAKGS; encoded by the coding sequence GTGGCCGGGAAGAAGACAGACCGTAAAGGCACACGCAGTTCCGCGTTTGGCACGGCTGGGCGCGTCAACCACGACGCCAGCACTTTTTACAACAGCGCCCTATACAGCCAGCAGAACGCCGCAACTCCCGATAGCCTGAGCGACAACCCTCTCCCCGAAGCAGCGCACAACCGTATTTTCGGCCACAGCAGCGAGCAGATGCCGGAACTGCCTGACGGCAGTGTGCATCTGATGGTCACCTCACCCCCCTACAACGCCGGCAAGGAATACGACCAGGACCTAAACCTGGAGGACTACCTGGGTCTGCTGCGCCGGGTATGGGCCGAGACCTACCGGACCCTGGCCCCGGGCGGGCGGGCCTGCATCAACGTGGCGAACTTAGGTCGCAAGCCCTACATCCCGCTGCATGCCTTCATCATCCAGGATATGTTGGCCCTGGGTTACCTGATGCGCGGCGAGATCATCTGGGACAAGGGCTCCAGCGCCAGCGCTTCCACTGCCTGGGGATCCTGGCTGTCGGCCAGCAACCCCACCCTGCGCGATGTGCATGAATACATCCTGGTCTTCAGCAAGGGCGCATTTGGCCGGGCCAAACCGGCCGGCGGCGAGGATACGATCGCCAAGGAAGATTTTCTGCAAAACAGCAAAAGCGTATGGAGCTTTCCGGCAGTGTCCGCCCGGCGGGTGGGCCACCCGGCCCCCTTCCCCGAAGAACTACCCGCCCGCCTGATCCAGCTGTACAGCTTTACAGGCGATGTGGTGCTGGACCCGTTTATGGGCAGCGGCACCACGGCGCTAGCGGCTCGCAAAGCAGGCCGCAGCTATGTGGGCTACGAAACCAGCCGGGATTACATCCAGCTGGCCGAGGCTCGCATCGCTAAAGGCAGCTAA